A segment of the Niveibacterium umoris genome:
ACCCCGCATGCCCTTCAGTGCGCGCGATGAGGCGCCTTCGAACAAGGCGGTATCGTCGAGCCGTGACGCCTCGCCGGTCGATACCTGGCGTTCGAGCACCCGCATCGTCAGGCCCATGACGCCACGCCGGTCGGGGTCACAGATCACCAGCGCCTGACGTGCCGGCCCGATCCAGCCGACGCAGCCACGCACGCGCCGTTTGTCCGGAAGGGCGAACTCGATCCAGTCGCCGGGTGCCAGTGTCGACAGCATCGCGTTCGGCGCCGGTTCGCGGGCGGGAACGCCGCTAACCCGCAGCACCTTGAGGCCGGGCGCCTCGCCGATCGTGCCGAATTCCAGCGTCGGTTGCGGTGCTGCATACGGCAGGTCTTCCGGCGGTGGCTGGCGATTGATTGCGGCGGTATGAAACTGCATGCAGGGCGATAGCAGGTTGCGCGCTGTCGCTTCGTCGATACCGATCGTCGCGAGCCCGTCGGCGGCACGGCGCAGCAGTTCGGGCAGCAAGCGCAATAGTTGCTGGCGCTCTTCGGGCGTGTTCTTCGGCTGCACGCTCCAGATCAGGCGATCGGCGACCGCGAGATGGCTGCGCCATTCGTTGCTCTTGTCGCCGTGCGCGGCAAGTGTTGCCTGCAGCACGCGCAGCCAGTGCTGTTCGAGAAATCCGCGTACCACCGCAGGCACGCCTTCGCTCGACAATGCGCGCACCGCCTTGGCGGCGAAGCGGAGCGCGGTTTCGTCGCGTTCGAGGCGGGCCCCGAGTGCGTTGGACGCCGTGGCCAGTTCGATTGCCAGTTCCCGGCGTTGCGTCGCGAGCGTTTCCACCCGACGAAGCGCGTGTTCGAACACCGACGGATCCCTCGCAAAGCCGCGCAACACGCCGTCGGTGATCGTGGCGATCAGATTGCAGAGCGGGTGCTCAGCCGGCGCCGAGGGCGAGACGCCGCGGCAGCAATCGCCGATCGCGTTGATCAGCCTGCGCGCGACATGGTCTTCGGTTTCAAGCAAGCCGGGGTCGAGCAGGGCGAGCTTGAACATCGGCAGGTAGAGCGATGCAATGGCCGCGCGCAGCGGTGGCGCCAGACGCTTGTCCTGTTCGATCGCGCGGAACACCTGTTCGAGTGCGTCGGCGGCCGCACGTTCGCGCGCCCCGAGCAGCGGGCCGAGGTCGCTGCCGCTCAGCGCCGGGATCTCGCCGCCGGCTGCGGCGGTGGCCTGCTGCGTTTCGAGCCAGCCCAGCACCTGTTCGCGCACGGCGGCGGCGAGCGTGGCTTCGATTGCGATGCCGTTTCCTCCGCCCAGCCGCACCAGCGCTGCGCGGTGCAATTCGCCAAAGCTGCCCTGGCCCCAACCGCCCGCGTCGCTCGCCGGGGTGTGGCGGGCATGCGCCGCGGACGGCTGCGAACTGCGCGCCAGTGACTTGGGTTCGACGCCGTTGCGCTCCAGATCCTTGTTCAGTTGCGCATACAGCGCGTTGAGTGCGTTCGCCAGCGGTGTTTCGATGTTCTCGAGCAGGCGCAGCCGCGCGGCGGGATCGAGGCCGGACTCGTCGCTGAGGCCGCGGATTCCGCAGCAGACCGTTTCGGGGCCGACCGGCAGTTGCTCGGCCGCGGCATCGTCGCTTTGATCGAGCAGCGTCATGTAGCGAAGGTGCAGGCGCCCGAGTTCGCGCTCGCAACGGTTGCGCAGACGCCGCGCGACTTCGTTGATGCGGATGGTGAATTCGAGATCTTCCTCGTGCACCAGGCTGATGCGCGATGCGGTCAGGCCGCGCGCATTCTCGAAGCCGCGGCGGTCGCGCAGGCCGGCCAGTTCGTCGTGGCTGTCGATGGCGGCGCGGCGCAGGCCCTCCAGTGCGTCGGGCTGCGTGAAACCCATGTCGCGGGCGACGCTCTCCAGTGTCTTGAGGAGCAAGTCCCGGCCGGCCGCAACGAGTTGTTCGGACGGGCGGGGGGAAGCCGTGGAAGCGGTGTCGGTCATCGTCTCGAATGGGGGGCGACTACTGCCCGGTCAGTCTGCAGCAAAGGGTGACTATACCGCTGCTGTGCGCCCGCTGGGCGGCGCATCCAAGCAAGTCCCTGTCGCCGGAAACTGAGGCTGCAGCGGCAGCGGCGCGGCAGAATGCGGCGGACGGTGGTGATCCTGCCGTGTGGTGGCCCGTCGGGCCATTTCATAAAAGTTGTCAAAAGCAACACCCGTAACAGGGGGAGACATCATGAACGGACTTTCATACGTCGCTACAACGGCCGGGGGGCCGTGGGCGACCTATCTGGAACAGGTTGAACGTGTAGTGCCGTATCTGGGGCACCTGTCGCGCTGGGCTGAAACGCTGCGGCGCCCGAAGCGTGCGCTGATCGTGGACATCCCGATCGAAATGGACGACGGCAGCATCCGCCACTTCGAAGGCTTTCGCGTGCAGCACAACCTCTCGCGCGGCCCCGGCAAGGGCGGCGTGCGCTTCCATCCCGATGTCACGCTGGAAGAGGTGATGGCGCTATCGGCCTGGATGACGGTGAAGAACGCCGCGGTGAATCTGCCTTATGGCGGGGCCAAGGGCGGTATCCGGGTCGATCCGAAGACGTTGTCGAAGAAGGAACTGGAAAAGCTCACGCGCCGCTACACCAGCGAGATCGGGCTGATCATCGGGCCGGACAAGGACATTCCGGCGCCGGATGTGAACACCAACGCGCAGATCATGGCGTGGATGATGGATACCTACTCGATGAACGTCGGTGCGACGGCCACCGGGGTGGTAACCGGCAAGCCGATCGAGCTGGGTGGTTCGCTGGGCCGTTTGAAATCCACCGGCCGCGGCGTGTTCGTGATCGGGCGCGAAGTCGCGCGGCGCATCGACCTGCCGATCAACGGCGCGCGCGTCGCGGTGCAAGGCTTCGGCAACGTTGGCAGCGCGGCGGCGGAACTCTTCGCCGGCAACGGCGCAAAGATCGTCGCGGTTCAGGACCACACCGGCACCGTCTACAACGCGAACGGGCTCGATATCGCCGAACTGATGGCGACGCTGCGTCGCGACGGTGGCATCGGCAAGTGCCCGGGCGCCGAAGTAATCCCGAACGAGCAGTTCTGGGATGTCGAGTCCGAGTTCCTGATCCCCGCCGCGCTTGAAGGGCAACTCACCCCGGAGCGGGCCAAGCGGATCAAGACCCGCGTCGTGCTTGAAGGTGCCAATGGCCCGACGGTGCCAGAGGCCGACGACATCCTCACCAACAAGGGCGTGCTGGTGGTGCCCGACGTGATCGCCAACGCCGGCGGTGTCACGGTGTCGTACTTCGAATGGGTGCAGGACATCGCGAGCTTCTTCTGGAGCGAGGACGAGATCAACATGCGGCTCGAGCGCATCCTGTCCGAGGCTTTCCGGAAAATCTGGGAGACCGGTCAGCAACACAAGATCCCCTTGCGGACCGCCGCCTTCGTGGTCGCCTGTTCGCGCATCCTGCAGGCACGCGAGGAGCGGGGTCTCTACCCGTAAGGGGGCTGCGTCACGGGGTGACGCGCACGCTGTGCGTCACCCGGCGGGCTTTCGATCAGCTTGCGCAAGCCACGCCGCGTTTGCCGCCGTGCTTGATGCGGTACATCGCGGCGTCGGCGGAGCGCAGCAGCGCTTCGCTATCGGTGCCGTGTTGCGGACTCAGGCTCACGCCGATGCTGCCGCCGACATGCGCGAATTGGGCGGGCCGGACTTCGATCGGCAGGCAGATCGCCTCTTCCGCTTTGTTGGCGACGGCCATCGCCGCTTCGCGATCGCCGACTTCCTGCAGCAGGATCACGAACTCGTCGCCACCGATCCGCGCCACGGTATCGGATTCGCGCACCAGCCGACGCAGTCGCATCGCGATCGTACGCAGCACGATGTCGCCGGCTTCATGACCCTGGGTGTCATTGACGCGTTTGAAGTCGTCCAGATCGATATAGATCAGCGCGACGTGCCCGGTGTGGCGCTGCGCAAGCGACAGTGCGCGTTCAACGCGATCGTAGAAGAGCGAGCGATTGGCGAGTCCGGTGAGCGGGTCGGCGTGCGCCATCAACTGCAGGCGTGATTCGAGTTCGCGCTGGGCGGTGACATCGATGGCCATCGCCACCAGCCTGCTCTGGCGGCCGTCGCTTGAAGGCATCGCGGCGAAACGCCATTCGCAGCGTATCCGTCGGCCGTCGGCCGTATTCGCCCAGGTTTCTCCGGACCGTGTGCTGGACTTGTCGCGGCGTGCGTCGTCGAGCAGGCTCATGAGCGCGCCGCGCTCGGTTTCCGGTGGCACGAAGTCGAGCATGTTGCGGCCGCGCACGTCATCGGACTTCCACCCGAAAGTCGTTTCCGCGGCGCGGTTCCAGTCCTGGATCCGGTTCTCGTCGCTCAGCACGAACAGGGCCAGCGGCGCGGCATCAACAATGACGCGCTGCCGTTCCCGACTGGCATGCAGGCGCCAGTTCAGGCGCAGCACGTATCCGGCTATTGCGGCAAATATCAGCAGGCCTGCGAGTGTGATGACGAGCCAGCGGCGGTTGCGTTCGCTGTCTGCATTGGCCACGTCTTCATACAGGAAGCCCTCCAGTGAAGTGCTTGCAGGCAGCAGCCCGAGGCTGGCATAG
Coding sequences within it:
- a CDS encoding DUF1631 family protein; translated protein: MTDTASTASPRPSEQLVAAGRDLLLKTLESVARDMGFTQPDALEGLRRAAIDSHDELAGLRDRRGFENARGLTASRISLVHEEDLEFTIRINEVARRLRNRCERELGRLHLRYMTLLDQSDDAAAEQLPVGPETVCCGIRGLSDESGLDPAARLRLLENIETPLANALNALYAQLNKDLERNGVEPKSLARSSQPSAAHARHTPASDAGGWGQGSFGELHRAALVRLGGGNGIAIEATLAAAVREQVLGWLETQQATAAAGGEIPALSGSDLGPLLGARERAAADALEQVFRAIEQDKRLAPPLRAAIASLYLPMFKLALLDPGLLETEDHVARRLINAIGDCCRGVSPSAPAEHPLCNLIATITDGVLRGFARDPSVFEHALRRVETLATQRRELAIELATASNALGARLERDETALRFAAKAVRALSSEGVPAVVRGFLEQHWLRVLQATLAAHGDKSNEWRSHLAVADRLIWSVQPKNTPEERQQLLRLLPELLRRAADGLATIGIDEATARNLLSPCMQFHTAAINRQPPPEDLPYAAPQPTLEFGTIGEAPGLKVLRVSGVPAREPAPNAMLSTLAPGDWIEFALPDKRRVRGCVGWIGPARQALVICDPDRRGVMGLTMRVLERQVSTGEASRLDDTALFEGASSRALKGMRGLAH
- a CDS encoding Glu/Leu/Phe/Val family dehydrogenase; the protein is MNGLSYVATTAGGPWATYLEQVERVVPYLGHLSRWAETLRRPKRALIVDIPIEMDDGSIRHFEGFRVQHNLSRGPGKGGVRFHPDVTLEEVMALSAWMTVKNAAVNLPYGGAKGGIRVDPKTLSKKELEKLTRRYTSEIGLIIGPDKDIPAPDVNTNAQIMAWMMDTYSMNVGATATGVVTGKPIELGGSLGRLKSTGRGVFVIGREVARRIDLPINGARVAVQGFGNVGSAAAELFAGNGAKIVAVQDHTGTVYNANGLDIAELMATLRRDGGIGKCPGAEVIPNEQFWDVESEFLIPAALEGQLTPERAKRIKTRVVLEGANGPTVPEADDILTNKGVLVVPDVIANAGGVTVSYFEWVQDIASFFWSEDEINMRLERILSEAFRKIWETGQQHKIPLRTAAFVVACSRILQAREERGLYP
- a CDS encoding ABC transporter substrate-binding protein; amino-acid sequence: MLHALWRFVVLMVAGCALATALTANAAPSQERVTLQLKWRHQFQFAGYYAALFKGYYWDAGLDVDIREAQSGEDPIQQVLSGHAEYGVGTSDLLLLRQGGKPVVVLAAIFQHSPLTLLVRRESGIRSLPDLVGKRVMIEPNSAELFALLKRSGVDSDALKIASHTFTANDLIAGKLDAMSAYSTDEPFELKEAGVAYDLFEPRSAGIDFYGDNLFTTENEIRKHPDRVRAFREATLKGWAYAMQHQEEIIDLILTQYGERHSADHLRFEAKVMERLLQPTLVQPGYMHLARWQHIADTYASLGLLPASTSLEGFLYEDVANADSERNRRWLVITLAGLLIFAAIAGYVLRLNWRLHASRERQRVIVDAAPLALFVLSDENRIQDWNRAAETTFGWKSDDVRGRNMLDFVPPETERGALMSLLDDARRDKSSTRSGETWANTADGRRIRCEWRFAAMPSSDGRQSRLVAMAIDVTAQRELESRLQLMAHADPLTGLANRSLFYDRVERALSLAQRHTGHVALIYIDLDDFKRVNDTQGHEAGDIVLRTIAMRLRRLVRESDTVARIGGDEFVILLQEVGDREAAMAVANKAEEAICLPIEVRPAQFAHVGGSIGVSLSPQHGTDSEALLRSADAAMYRIKHGGKRGVACAS